In the genome of Arachis stenosperma cultivar V10309 chromosome 6, arast.V10309.gnm1.PFL2, whole genome shotgun sequence, the window TAATTAAGAAAAAGGTCATGATGTCAACAGCCATGGAACagtttatcaaagatttaatTGGTGAAAATTTTCAGTAACATCAGTAAATGCATGTTGAACACTCACATACAAAGCCTCAAAGAGAAAAGGATCAATTTGACCAGCTAAGATAGTGGGTGCTACAGCACAATATCTGTAAACCAATGAATCAAGGAATGGGTTGACTATAACTAATGTATTGCAGAATGTAAGTATAAAAACTCTGTTTCTGCAAGCAAGTAGGATACATTAATGCTCGGATCCATGTCGTGGTACGCAAAGGTCGAGAATAGTAGTAGATTATGGCAACCAAAATTAAAGCTGCATCAGAGATAAACAAAGGAAGCCTGTTAGATCATTTCAAGAAACGAAAGTGCAGCACAGCTATTCCCGACAAGAAATAGAGCTGTACAAGTTGCATGATCAATAGAGCATGTGACACTTGTGCAAGTACTAATTTCAGAATATCCATTTCTGGTGTAAGATTAATCGAAATAATGAGCAAAATAAGGTGAAATTACATATCTTGGAAACAACGAGGGATGATCTCATTGCCCCAAATTAAGAAAATAGGTATCCCAACATTTGAAACATAGAGGGACAATTTATACAAAATCTGAGATACCAGGATAATCAACCACATAAACATGCAAAACAAGTTCATTGTGTGGGGGAAATGAGCCCAAAAGCTTGATGCAGATTTTAATCAGCAACCAAATAATCATTTCTGATAACACAATGCTAATAGTTATATGGCATAATCTAAAGTTGAATGGAAGAATGATGATAAATATATACAAAGcataaaaataagtaaaaatacACAAAACGTTGGTTCACCTTGGATCAAAAGAAACAACAGTTCCCCATAAGCAGAGAAGGGAAGCCCCTTGTGGAGACAGTAAGCCAGTGCTATGGTATAACCAACAACCTCAAGCTCGAAGGATATCATGCTAAGGCCTCTCACACTCTGGTGCTTCAGAATCTTCATAATCTGCATGTACACAGGAATCGCACAAACAAAACAACTCCGTTTACAacaaaaacataataaataagtttagcttagcaacgtgcatcatcatcatcatcatatcttcaacaacaacaatagcaACTAAGCCTTGTTCCACTAAGTGAAGTAGGTTATATAGATCAAACAATGCCAGAGTGCTATTCTAGTGTCAAAACTATGTATATTTAATTCTGTTTTAATGATTTCCTCTAGAGTTTTCTTAAGTGCCCCTCAACCTCTAGCTATAAAACTACTCTCCATTTGATCCACTCTCCTATCTAGAGCCTCAACAAACCATCTCTGAACAATTACAAGCCACCTAAGATGATATTCTACTATCTTTTCTATACTCGGCATCACCACCCGAAGCTTGCACAAAGCAATTACTGACAATCATAGACCAACATCATTTACCACACACAGCAAAATCAAGAAACCTAGCTTAACTCTGAACACAATTAGACAGACAAGGCAAGTTCAAACCGAAGAAAACACATATTTAACAAAACACTCGAATCAAATACAACAGGTTAGTTATGAACTCTATGACAGTTATGCCAACTCAGCAGCAAGCATGCAGTTACAAACAAAAACAGTTAGAACTCcgttacaaaaaaaaaaatcgatcTCCATCTGTTCCTCACTTCGTCACAACATTTCCTGATTCGTCTCATTTCTAGCTCAGATAATTAAGGAAACCTAAGCTTAAAGTAATCAAAGAACGATTATGGAAGAAATCCCTAAGATTCAAGATTAATTGACCTGAGGGAGCTTGACGGTGGTGGAAGCGGCGACGATGGCGTAGCCGAGGAGCTTGGAGATGAGAGGGAGGAGGCAGTCTTTGTGAGGGATGGTTCCATGGCGGAGAGAATTGAGCGCGCAGCTGACGTCAATACCAATGGCGGACAGATATTTTTCCATTTTCACAACTGACTCAGTCTTCTTCTTCGGTTTCTTCCGATTCGTATCTCTCTCGCTCTGAATCTCTCCGATCTCAATCCACTTGAAGAGTTTCAGGGATCcattttccattcaattcttcttttttaacttttatttttcaaattttgcttaattgttttttttttaaacaaaatcataataagaaaaaactaaattaaCTAATACCCTAAATCGTTTTAAATAAGAGTCAAAAACTAATATTTTCAATATTTCAAGATACAAAACATTgaagttaatatttt includes:
- the LOC130932743 gene encoding mannose-P-dolichol utilization defect 1 protein homolog 2, giving the protein MENGSLKLFKWIEIGEIQSERDTNRKKPKKKTESVVKMEKYLSAIGIDVSCALNSLRHGTIPHKDCLLPLISKLLGYAIVAASTTVKLPQIMKILKHQSVRGLSMISFELEVVGYTIALAYCLHKGLPFSAYGELLFLLIQALILVAIIYYYSRPLRTTTWIRALIYCAVAPTILAGQIDPFLFEALYASQHAIFLFARIPQILKNFSNRSTGELSFLTSLMNSAGSMVRVFTSLQENAPKSVVMGSAIGVATNFTILSQILFYQKPRVTEKEKKTK